ccccacagccttagctcacaaggacggtgaggctaCGGACActaaagaagctatcgagcttcagTTGGACACGAACTCCAATCCcatagatcaccaggcagggacgtttccgataatGTTGGCTGTTTGAGCAACTGACTGTGTTTCAAAATATTGTTTACAGAAGGTAGGTCTATTGATCGCTCATGCCAGGCTACTCAGAATCTATTAGAcaatttttgaaaatttcattttttaagTTAAGATCTATGGATTAATTGATTATATATGCCAAAAAATTTAGTAAATTTTAATTTATTATGATCATGGACATCGTCATGTATTTAATCGGCCAAGATGTAAGTAATAACTGCACAATGTAAGTGATAACATAAACACTAAAtctatgtaaaatatatatcaGAGGAATGTAATAGggttattctttttttctatacaTGGCGAAgccaaaaaataatgaaataatatgaaCTAATACATCTTTAAACATGATAATTAGCATACCATTTATAACGCCTCACGATACAAAACTTAAATGCAAAAAACCCTTTCATCCTAGAGATCAGTGAAGACAATATGATAGTATTACGTAAGTTATTTTACTTGCtctagttttgtttttattttcatttaacaaaaaaagaagagaaaaaacacATATAAGGTGCTAAATATAAttaaattagaagaaaaaataagttCTGAGAAAGTCTAGGCATGCAAGATTAATATTGGTACACAAGTAATATTCAAATATTAGCTCAGGCCTCAgcattcaaaaaatatataaatttttagtttAACTTCCTTAGGAGTTTTATACTGAGATTTGTATAACTTTTCTTTAAGTATTTAAGGTTCTAGTTGCCTGCTAATATATTTTCCCTAAATTTAGGATCaggaaaatagaaaatggaatttTTCACTCTGTctctttgtacacacacacacacacacacacacacacatatatatatatatatatgtatgtatatacacaatatttatataaatatatacatctatacatatataatatttatatatatatatatatatatatatatatatatatatatatatatatatatatatatatatatgtatatatatacatatatatatatatatatatatatatatatatatatatatatatatatatatatatatatatatatatatatatatatatatatatatatatatatatatatatatatatatacatatatatatacatatatatatatatatatatatatatatatatatatatatatatatatatatatgtatatatatatgtatatatatatatatatatatatatatatatatatatatatatatatatatatatatatatatacaatattcatataaatatgtgtatatatacacaatttatatatatgtatgtatgtatatatacgtatatatatatatatatatatatgtatatgtgtatatatatatatatatatatatatatatatatatgtgtgtgtgtgtgtgtgtatgtatatatatgcatatatatatatatatatatatatatatatatatatatatatatatatatatatatatatatatatatatacacccacacacacacacacacatatatatatatatatatatatatatatatatatatatatatatatatatatatatatatatatatatatatatacatatgtatttatatatacatatatatacatttgtatttatatatacatatatatacatataaagagagagggagagagagagagagagagagagagagagagagagagagagagagagagagagagagagagagagagagggtgggggggggcaacctctagagatagttaatgaatatacgtacttaggatagacagtgttTCCCCAATACAAGAGGCTGAAATTAAAAGACGGGTAAACATAGGACAGAGAGCATTATTTGGTAAACGAAAAGAGATTCTGAAAATTAAAATCCCATTTTATCTAAAACCAAAATTATTCAATCCGATAGTCTTACCAGTATAAAcgtatgcatctgaaacttggagccttactaaatactCAGAACATTGTCTACTcacgactcaaagagctatggaaataataatgatgttaataacactaagagacggaaaaagagcaacatggatacgagagcatactaaagtGGAGGATAATCTAACAATTTGTAAGGAAATGAAATTGAAATGCGCAGGCTATATAATAAGATGGCaaacaataggtggacattaagaataacagaatgagttcctaaagattataaaagaagcagaggatgaGAGAAgtgacgatagattgacgaactaagaaagtttgtgggtttgGATTggcacataaagaccataaacagacgcaagtgaaaggacatgtctgaggtctttgttctgcagtggactagctaaggccaatgatgagagagagagagagagagagagagagagagagagagagagagagagagagagagagagagagagatgtcttcgaGTTATTGAATTGAAATTCAttgtatcaaaaaaaataaaataataaaacagcgTATAATAATCAGAAATGCAATTAAATTGAATGTATGTTTACCCAAATCCTAAAATTTATAAATGCAATGTATGTTGAAACACATGACCAGAATTTCTTCTAATTTAATCATAATTTGATTTATGCTGCCGCTTTTAAAAAACCTAAGTCATATGTATTATCAGAATGAGTAATTTCATACATTTTTCAAGTCCACGTTGCCTATTTAACATAGATTTATAAATTATAAGGCTCATTAAGCAggcttatatatttcattccgaaaaaaaaaaaatgttttgtgtatATACCAGTTATCGCAGCGGGAATTTCCAAATAGGGGTCATCTTTGGATAGAAAACATTTTTAAGACCTCCTGGTTTTACAAGATAAATATCCCTAcatttaaaatgaagaaaaatccGGAAATACATTGATTAAAGAACAGTTTATGTGAATAAGGGAAAAGATACTGGTTCCTCAagcaaaaaagatagaaaaaaaatgaatgatagtTAACCAGGTCACTTTACAAAGATTTATACTTCCTACAGGGTCGTTTACAGAAAGCGTtatacaatgctaacactcaccctaatacaatgaattcaaaattaccttttagtcttatgcacttttttgacacacgatttgctttggggtacTGTCACTTAGAAGAGGACATACTAACGTACTAAACACTTTCGTCGAATAACACTGGATTACTTGCGGGAGAGAGAGGTAGATGggaaggctgcggttctaactcgatctctatgtctgtctgtctctgagtCTAACCCAACCTTAGGTCACCATATACATCAAACCTAAATACTTCCCGAACCTTCCAGGATCGAGGCCTGGTAGCGTGGGGCGGTAAAAGTTTCTAATTAAATAAAAATGCCAAAAGGCGAATCAAGGgggtttcaggtaactctcagaCAAACATCAATGGACCCGCGAGATGACTTCCCAGCTAGCTTCCACCCACCTATTgttaccgaaataaaaaaaaaaaacctcctctcACCTGGTATTCTCGAAGTCTCCAAAACATATGTccctgaacattctctctctcaaacataacgcaatacttcatgaaatataaaagagcattacctaagcccttgctcCTATTTTGCATCAATCCTACAACACTGACAAATAGGCAACGTGAGACTTCgaagcaaacatacgtgaaataagaagttatttcgaaaaaaaaaataataaagtaaaattaagtattttaacttgaataaagaatataatgaaattcacaacgaaagCCTTACGTAATTTACCTAAAATACTTATagctacatgagaggggctcattttgcgggctgggtatcatcttttcaattcacaaatgaaaacaacaaaaatagatataaacaaaattattaataaactacgatatttactctacagcttcgtaagaatatatacatatacatatacctatacatatacatatacatatacatatacatacacacacacacacacacacacacatatatatatatatatatatatatatatatatatatatatatatatatatatatatatatatatatatatatatatatatatatctacaaaaagAAGATACATTTATTCTTGGAGTAGTCTTGTAGGAATTTCTTTacgttttttgtttttgttctggtaATTTTGGTTACGATATATTCAGAGAAAGTATAAAAATTATTGCTAAGAACAACtggaaaaaaagtaattatatacatttgcataattggtatatttatttttataaagagtatctttcaaaatagatatttatataattatatttatataattagagGAAATTCAAAATTATAACGATAATTGATGTTGCTgaaattactataatcattatcattgaaacttagtaaaatatataaaaatttcgaAAATTATTATCATAACGTGGGTAATTACAGTTTTGAATACCtggaagagattatatatataaaaaaatgtttataaCATAGGGAAAGACGATGTGTGTGGGAGGGAGTAGGTCACCAGAGGGGGTGTTTGGGGGTGAATGCgagtggggggagggggtggcTGCATTGCTGCTCATATGTGCCTTGTAGGAGATTCTTAAAGGTGCCGTCGAGGATGACGAACGTATTGTGTGTCCCCAGGCGGACCTTCTAATCTTCTGAATGAGCCTGGTCTTGGGTTAATGACTTTGATACAGTCAAGGAATATTTCTTCCATGCCGACCTTCTCTCCACCAGCCaacgctgtctctctctctctctctctctctctctctctctctctctctctctctctctctcttcacacacacacacgcacgcatatatatatatatatatatatatatatatatatatatatatatatatatatatatatatatatatatatatatatatatatatatatatatttatatttatatttatatatatatatatatatatatatatatatatatatatatatatatatatatatatatatatatatgtgtgtgtgtgtgtgcgtgtgctgtatatatatatatatatatatatatatatatatatatatatatatatatatatatatatatatatatatatatatatatatatatatatatatatatatatgtgtgtgtgtgtgtgctgtatatatatatatatatatatatatatatatatatattttcgtcgtcgtcggcgcccgctcgtgtccgagtattgggttctgtcgttagccatcagcctcctatctttggggtgggtgcttatgtctgatgtggctgttaagtcctagtctgtggtggaagagttgtGAACAGTGCTCAcaggggagggtaggtggtgggcggggctgttctaatcgctctatccttcttctcctcctagcctcctcattttgtctcctcttctcCTTGAAGTcaacggtgccatggtgtactgtactcctccaggttttcctgtccctgcctgtttcttcccatgaggaaggatcgatgtcagttagagccagggtgcgctttagttgatctttatagcgcattttcggggctccttgtggtctggtgccctgggtcagttctccgtagaatatcttctttgggagcctagatggatccatcctatacacgtgtcctgtccagaggaggcgttggtggatgatggtggcctccacgctggtcagcgaggcacgttctaagacttcaatgttggtggtgtggctctcccatgggattttcaagatctgactcagtttcatttgttggaagcgttctaggtttttaatatcgcttctatatagcgtccatgtttcacatgcatataggagcgtggagaggactactgccctgaacaccattattttggtggtcattgtcagtgtgtGGTTGTTAAATtggcggcagttgagtcggccaaaggcggagtgggctgccctgatcctgttctccccgtcctttttgcttgtgggagctgatgttaggatgctccctaggtaggagaactggtccacctgttctaacggttggtcattcactgtggtattgaggtttgggagcatcagtcctggtggatgttggacgagggtcttagttttgtctgtgttgacttgcatcccaaaacgttcgtaggcagagttgtatgcatcagctaacgactgcaggtcctctgccgtctgacctggggtggcattgtcgtcagcatactgcagttctcgcactgcacacaaggtggtcttggttctggcgcggagtctagcgaggttgaaaacacctccatccatgcggaaacatatgtcgactgagggtgtgtctgggggaatctcgttgagcactgctgcggtgtatagcgagaaacacgttggggccagaacacagccctgtttcaggccgccgttgatggagaatgggcctgaaagagagttctggtggcagactctcccaactattcggtcatggagggcacgcaccagcttgacaaaatcgggtgggcagctatatcttttgaggacagcctaCATGGTAGGTTGAGGTattttgtcgaaggcctttttcaatccccagaagatgaacattatgggcagTTGTTGTTCGaggttcttctcttgtagttgtcgcgcgcaGAAGGTCaagtctatggtcccgcgggaaggtcgaaagccgcactgggactctggcaggacgacttctgcgagaataaggaagcggtcaaggagaatccgagcgaaaatcttactcgcgatgcttagtagtgatattcccaggtagttgttacagttctccctgtctccctttttgaagatggtaatgatgtttgcatcacggaagtcactggggagggtccaggtctcccatattttcagtataaggagcatcaaacggttcctcaacccggggccaccatgagtgaggagctccaatgggatgttgtctggccctgcgGCTTTTCCGGGCTTCATGCACTGCAGGGGCTTGTTGAAGTCCTGGATGGAGGGttgtagtgccatccagtgacggacgggatgctgcggggttattcgcaggagatcgtctggggtgtctgcttggtcattgaggaggttctcaaagtgagacccccacctggccaggatgccctcgctgtcggtgatggtcgtggccccatccgcgtccttcaggccgcccactgatgaccgtgtgggactgaatatttcctttgttgctgcatagaagctgcgcaggtcacgttggtcagcgaaactctgtatttctgcagcttttctttgccaccaagTGTTCTGGGCTTCGTGAATCCCTCTTTGGCAATCAGCTTCAGCCACcctgtgagcacatttgttagctgctgttggttggttttctaaagtcaggagtgcttgtcgtttggtttcaatgagaagagagatggtagcatcattctcatcaaaccaatcctgccaatTCTTGGTGGTGtaacctagtgtttcctccgcggcacgggccttgtcatttctgagggtggtccagtggtgctcaacagtggcctgacccacggggtctgcggggTCTGCGAGATgacgttcgcaggcctccttgtagttctgtgccacctgtgggttgcggagcttgctACAGTCAAAGCGTTggggtggtacgctgtcaggtgcgtTTCTGAggggtcgtagggtcgtcacggagagtcgggagatgaggagtctgtggtccattcagcagtcgtccgctccgggcatggatcgggtgatgtggatgtctcctcggtctctggctctggtcaggacgtagtccagggtgtgccagtgtttagaccgtgggtgtctccatgtggtcttttgtcgctttggtaactggaagatggtgttggttaccacaagttggtgttctgcacacagacccagtaggagttggccattggcgttgcaatttccaatgccatggcagccgatgattccctcccacaggcgatggtctttgcctactagggcattaaagtcgccaagcacaacgagcttgtcgttGGTGGgcgctgcctggatggtgcggtcgagatgggtgtagaaggcagctttgtcatcatcggttgaggtcatagtctgggcatagacagagatcagggtgaggtgtctgtcccgcgtgatggggatgcggacagtcattaGGTGCTCACTGATGGCCTggagagcgaggttgtgctgctgcaccagctgggaacagatggcgaagccgacaccgtggatgcgaggctcctctagggccttgcctttccagaggATGGCGTAGCGTGTTCCAGcctccctgatgttgccctcttcgggtagtctggtctcgctaagagccgtcacatcaacattgaagcgggctagatccttgcagacgagggctgtacgtcgttccgggcggttggtgttcgtcacgtcttggaggatGCGGATGTTCCATGCACCTAAGGTTaagatttttttcttgttgtttcgaccgcattagtgggatctccgccagccgcggtgagctgaccagacgggtttgccgtgtccgatgtttaccccaccttttctaggggcctctcCATGTgtggtgggctgcggtgtcctcaataggccagcccagtcatgggtccagctgccgaactctggtgtcatggcaccgtcaccagagagcgactgaatcttagactcgccgcctgagtgcagtcgtgggctaaggggtttcagctatccaggcctgccccttTCACCCATGgagctgtcgcctcaggacttggtggtgaaaaagagatgaagaagggtggaggaaacgactgAATGCCAGTAGctggtatattgttttgggtggtcgtggctttgcaacagcCACGCACAAACACTTGGCCCACAttgttttcaccgcggctcaagacatatgagacaggcggcttctccgatgttggttgcatcgggctgccgagttcttgttatgtcaaggcccgccttgttgcctgcccgacaggcattgccctgttccaccggcgctgggaagctccaacgttggggtcttgtttggtttgattttggagtttcccttctcctagcctttgcctaactgaaataaaggagaaggcctatagggttCCAGTCTTGGTctagtctctcagaactggccttagcggtatggttgagcctgccagggtggataaactaccccgccgccattgcccagcccatcattgagacactaaAGCcactctactgcagcaaagtgctggaccatcagagggtatatatatatatatatatatatatatatatatatatatatatatatatatatatatatatatatatatatatatttatatatatatatatttacttatacaaatatatatatatatatatatatatatatatatatatatatatatatatatatatatatatatatatatatatatatatatatatatatatatatatgtcagatgttaacgtaattttttaGTCAGCCTTGTGATTTTGTTAACAACTaatattaaggcatttagtatataagtacttatctttaaggaaattttcatcgtatatattacaagttgtagtgtggtgattttgcgccgcctccccgctcgttaaagtttttgaattaccTTTTTAACGCTcgttatcttttttgtttacgttttgggtacGTTACTGcagacctcggtgagggaggtgatAAGAGACAGATCGAGGTTTTGGCAGTTtagttcgggctttctacagaggctatacccttttgatCTGTAGCTGCCGCACTTAGACGTATTTTGGGTGCTGTTCTTCGCaagtagtggagtaacattaccaattcttcaacaagtgctgaaagctcttcttcttgctaagttgtgcaaagtaacagataactttcga
The nucleotide sequence above comes from Palaemon carinicauda isolate YSFRI2023 chromosome 18, ASM3689809v2, whole genome shotgun sequence. Encoded proteins:
- the LOC137657546 gene encoding uncharacterized protein; its protein translation is MTPEFGSWTHDWAGLLRTPQPTTHGEAPRKGAWNIRILQDVTNTNRPERRTALVCKDLARFNVDVTALSETRLPEEGNIREAGTRYAILWKGKALEEPRIHGVGFAICSQLVQQHNLALQAISEHLMTVRIPITRDRHLTLISVYAQTMTSTDDDKAAFYTHLDRTIQAAPTNDKLVVLGDFNALVGKDHRLNAPDSVPPQRFDCSKLRNPQVAQNYKEACERHLADPADPVGQATVEHHWTTLRNDKARAAEETLGYTTKNWQDWFDENDATISLLIETKRQALLTLENQPTAANKCAHRVAEADCQRGIHEAQNTWWQRKAAEIQSFADQHTPDDLLRITPQHPVRHWMALQPSIQDFNKPLQCMKPGKAAGPDNIPLELLTHGGPGLRNQVVLPESQCGFRPSRGTIDLTFCARQLQEKNLEQQLPIMFIFWGLKKAFDKIPQPTM